The genome window AAACCAGGAACTGTTACGTATTAACAAAGATCTGGATAACTTTATATACACTGCTTCGCATGATCTGAAAGCCCCTGTTATAAACCTGGAAGGGTTGGTAGAGGTGCTGAAAGAAGAGATAGGAGATAACAAACATGAAGCAGTACTCTCCAGAATAACCCATTCCATAAACAGGCTAAAGAACGTAATAACGGACCTTTCAGATATAGCCAGATTGCAGGAATCAGGTACGACTAAAGAACCTGTTCCTTTGCAGGAGCTTTTTGATGAAGTAAAGGAAGACCTTGATATAAGTATAGGAAGAACCGGAGCAAAAATAACTTCTGATCTTGGTGATTATACATTGTTGCGCTACCCGCGCAAGAACCTGCGCAGTGTGTTATATAACCTGTTGTCCAATGCCATTAAATACGCTTCTCCGGAGCGTACCCCGGAAGTACATATAAGTATAGAGCAGCCATCTCCGAACCTTTTAGTGCTTCGTGTTGCTGATAATGGTTTAGGCATGAATGAAGTACAGCTGCAGAAAATCTTCCAGATGTACCGGCGCATGCATACCCATGTAGAAGGCTCCGGACTTGGGCTATACATTGTTAAAAGGATACTGGAAAATCAGGGCGACAGCATTGAAGTGCAGAGCGAAGAAGGAAAAGGTACGACGTTTACCATTTTCTTCCGCACAGGAGAATTATAGTTCCTGCAAGAGCCACTGAGTCATTTCCGGATCATTTATACTTTGTTGCCGTACATTATACCTAAGCCTTTGCGCTTTAAATTATGTATCATTAAACAAAGTAAACTATGGCACAAGGAGATAAATCTGCTTACACTGATAAGCAGAAACGCCAAGCAGAGCATATAGAAAAAAGCTATGAGAAACGCGGCGTAAGCGAAAAAGAAGCTGAAAAAAGAGCCTGGGCTACCGTAAATAAACACGATGGCGGCGGTAAGAAAAGCGGCTCAGGAAGAGGCAAGTCTTAATAGTTATTAAGTATAAATTTGATAAAAAAGGCCGGTAGTTTCATCTACCGGCCTTTTTGTTTACGGATAATTGTTAGTGTGCGCCTGCGGATCGTCGTAGTCTGGTTCTGCAGGTACATGCGGAGTGGTAATTGGTCTGTTATGAGAAAATGGTCTCTCCGAAGTATAGGTTCTGCCTGCTCTTCGTTTGCCGTTTCTGTTGCGCATAGTAAGCAAAGCGGCTCCTGCCAGGGCAACAACTCCGGCAGCCAGCATTACTTTTGTAGCAGGGCTAGAGACAGCAGGAGGCACAGATACTACACCCAGTTCGTCGGTTATAGCGGGTTCGTGTACATAACGCCCATGCTCGGGTACAGCTATGGCCCAGAAATCTCGCACCAGTTCGTCCAGTTGCCATTGCAATGTTTGTCCGCGCATAGGCATGCCGTGGCCGGTTGCTGCAATAGCCGGGTTCAGGTGGGCCAGTTTTTCAACTGAATGATGTGCTTCAGCCCAGTTAGAAGTATAATACTTTGGAGGCCCATACACATGTTTCTTCTGAGTCATTACGGCTACCATAGACTCACCATGCCGGGTTATGAAGGCATCGCCGGCAATTAATAACCTGTCGCTCTCCCTGAAAAAGGAGACATGTCCTGCTGTATGCCCTGGTGTATGAAGCCATTTCCAGTCTGGCAGGCCAGGAACAGATCCATCCTGAGGTAGCAGCTCTACATGGTTGGTTATATTAATTGGCTTTTTAGGGTACAGAAACGACATATAGGCCATGCCACCGCCGCCAACACCCGGATCAGGTGGCGGAT of Pontibacter deserti contains these proteins:
- a CDS encoding sensor histidine kinase; the protein is MSNIKDPVPDANRAVSRKEKRDFNNEEIYRLIIEGVKDYAIFMLDTTGKIVTWNAGAEHIKGYKADEIIGKHFSIFYPREALERNFPQFELTKAKADGKFEDEGWRVRKDGSLIWANVVITALYNKQGKHIGFSKVTRDLSERKKNEDLMFKNQELLRINKDLDNFIYTASHDLKAPVINLEGLVEVLKEEIGDNKHEAVLSRITHSINRLKNVITDLSDIARLQESGTTKEPVPLQELFDEVKEDLDISIGRTGAKITSDLGDYTLLRYPRKNLRSVLYNLLSNAIKYASPERTPEVHISIEQPSPNLLVLRVADNGLGMNEVQLQKIFQMYRRMHTHVEGSGLGLYIVKRILENQGDSIEVQSEEGKGTTFTIFFRTGEL
- a CDS encoding MBL fold metallo-hydrolase; translation: METNETINRSKHTFPVAPGVWGMKTVFVNLYFVAAPDGTWTLIDTGVYGSAGKIKAAAEELFGPGARPRSILLTHGHFDHIGAVKELANEWDVPVYAHPLELPYLTGRSSYPPPDPGVGGGGMAYMSFLYPKKPINITNHVELLPQDGSVPGLPDWKWLHTPGHTAGHVSFFRESDRLLIAGDAFITRHGESMVAVMTQKKHVYGPPKYYTSNWAEAHHSVEKLAHLNPAIAATGHGMPMRGQTLQWQLDELVRDFWAIAVPEHGRYVHEPAITDELGVVSVPPAVSSPATKVMLAAGVVALAGAALLTMRNRNGKRRAGRTYTSERPFSHNRPITTPHVPAEPDYDDPQAHTNNYP